Proteins encoded by one window of Seriola aureovittata isolate HTS-2021-v1 ecotype China chromosome 4, ASM2101889v1, whole genome shotgun sequence:
- the rnf26 gene encoding E3 ubiquitin-protein ligase RNF26, with product MGLVNVVISTIGKCLDAVCLLLDLNFLIVHTVVRTLLGVVAFINSLPNLLLASVLELGNLIVFCLVSMAEATSNVAHSTVTMLGSLVLALEGLLESLKMVGYLSIHVLFRGKEQLCRGLLLVLEGCGIAVSLVVYFTNTVVNFALIATQNVYLAVVSVWQTVSSPLQKVLELTLTSLTFLYSSLVGTSAFLWSPCKLVLDFLVSLVHMFISIFLLNIYGLLLTVTIAVTTMAYLNPAQTRQATVRIMDYISSFPALRRLLLALHHLASTLRSAPHVVHGNVQRLQRILHHLYLLERGLWQQLTRHSSQLGLVLRTHLHRYNNNRVRGHGDPGEERRGPPDGRAGDGAHQMEMLDLVFPSSSTDRPLKKQSSSGKDCKPLPAENLLTLLKEQEDRKKCVICQDCTKTVVLLPCRHLCLCRDCTDILLRQPIYQHNCPLCRHMILNTMDVYL from the coding sequence ATGGGTTTGGTGAACGTTGTCATCTCCACCATAGGAAAATGCCTGGACGCCGTTTGTTTACTCCTGGACCTGAATTTTCTCATCGTCCACACCGTGGTGCGGACTCTGCTGGGGGTTGTCGCCTTCATAAACAGCCTGCCCAACCTCCTCCTCGCCTCAGTGCTGGAGCTGGGAAACCTCATCGTCTTTTGCCTGGTGTCCATGGCAGAGGCGACTTCCAACGTCGCCCACAGCACTGTCACCATGTTAGGGAGCTTGGTGTTGGCTCTGGAGGGGCTGCTAGAGAGCCTCAAGATGGTGGGTTACCTGTCCATTCACGTCCTCTTCCGGGGGAAGGAGCAGTTGTGTCGAGGTCTGCTGTTGGTGCTGGAGGGCTGTGGCATCGCTGTCAGCCTGGTGGTCTATTTCACTAACACGGTGGTAAACTTTGCACTCATTGCCACTCAGAATGTGTACCTGGCGGTGGTCAGTGTGTGGCAGACAGTCTCCAGCCCGCTGCAGAAGGTGCTGGAGCTCACGCTGACCTCCCTCACTTTTCTGTACAGCAGCCTGGTTGGGACATCAGCTTTCCTGTGGTCGCCCTGTAAGCTGGTTTTGGATTTTCTGGTTTCACTGGTGCACATGTTCATCAGCATCTTCCTACTGAACATCTACGGCCTCCTGCTCACAGTCACTATCGCTGTGACTACCATGGCTTACCTGAACCCAGCGCAGACCCGGCAGGCTACCGTGCGAATTATGGATTACATCAGTTCTTTTCCTGCTCTGCGCAGACTGCTTCTGGCTCTACACCACCTTGCCTCAACTTTGCGGAGCGCCCCACATGTGGTACATGGTAACGTGCAACGCCTGCAAAGGATACTCCATCACCTCTACCTACTGGAGAGAGGACTTTGGCAGCAGCTGACGCGACACAGCAGCCAACTAGGCCTGGTGCTTAGGACACACCTCCACAggtacaacaacaacagagtgcGAGGCCACGGTGACCCCGGCGAGGAGCGGCGGGGCCCACCAGATGGAAGAGCAGGAGATGGAGCCCACCAGATGGAGATGCTGGATTTAGTTTTCCCCTCCTCCAGTACAGACAGACCACTAAAGAAGCAGTCATCTTCAGGCAAAGACTGTAAACCTCTGCCTGCTGAGAATCTGCTGACTCTActgaaggagcaggaggacaggaagaagTGTGTAATCTGTCAGGACTGTACCAAGACGGTGGTGCTGCTGCCGTGCAGGCACCTCTGCTTGTGTAGAGACTGTACAGACATCCTGTTGAGGCAGCCTATCTACCAACACAACTGCCCGCTCTGTCGACACATGATCCTCAACACTATGGACGTGTATCTATGA